One stretch of Corvus hawaiiensis isolate bCorHaw1 chromosome 1, bCorHaw1.pri.cur, whole genome shotgun sequence DNA includes these proteins:
- the LOC125331380 gene encoding feather keratin Cos1-2-like has translation MSCCQPCNPCCQPCGPCPLANSCNECCVRQCQSSTVAIQPSPVVVTLPGPILSSFPQNTVVGSSTSAAVGSILSSGGVPINSGGFDISCITNCYGGNRCRPC, from the coding sequence atgtcctgctgccagccctgcaacccttgctgccagccctgcggcccctgcccgctggccaacagctgcaatgagtgctgtgtcaggcagtgccagagctccacCGTGGCCATCCAGCCCTCCCCAGTGGTGGTGACCCTGCCcgggcccatcctcagctccttcccacagaacaccgtggtgggatcctccacctccgctgctgttggcagcatcctcagctctggtGGAGTGCCCATCAACTCTGGCGGCTTtgacatctcctgcatcaccaACTGCTATGGTGGCAACAGATGTCGTCCCTGCTAA